A DNA window from uncultured Methanoregula sp. contains the following coding sequences:
- a CDS encoding transcription initiation factor IIB: MEETEKLRLLQSERESFKSRTKQRELEKKAENQTETSCPECGSRVLVHDRERAELVCRSCGLVIDDEFIDRGPEWRAFDHDQRMKRARTGAPMTLTIHDKGLSTMIDWRNKDSFGRSISSKNRAQLYRLRKWQRRIRVSNATERNLAFALSELDRMSSALGLPRNIRENSARVYRDAVDKNLIRGRSIEGVAAAALYAACRQCSVPRTLDEIAEVSRVSRKEIGRTYRFISRELGLRLLPTSPLDYVPRFCSGLALHGEVQSRTIEILRQASERELTSGRGPTSVASAAIYIACILSGERRTQREVAEVAGVTEVTIRNRYKELAEKLDIEISL; this comes from the coding sequence ATAGAGGAAACTGAAAAATTAAGACTCCTTCAGTCTGAACGGGAATCGTTCAAATCCCGAACAAAACAGAGAGAACTGGAGAAGAAAGCGGAAAACCAGACCGAAACTTCCTGTCCGGAGTGCGGCAGCCGCGTGCTTGTCCACGACCGCGAACGGGCAGAACTGGTCTGCCGGAGCTGCGGGCTCGTCATTGATGACGAGTTCATCGACCGCGGTCCCGAGTGGCGGGCTTTCGATCATGACCAGCGGATGAAACGGGCCCGTACCGGTGCACCGATGACCCTCACCATCCATGACAAGGGTCTCTCCACCATGATCGACTGGCGCAACAAGGACTCGTTTGGCAGGTCGATCTCTTCCAAGAACCGGGCCCAGCTCTACCGTCTCCGCAAATGGCAGCGCCGGATCCGTGTCAGCAACGCCACCGAGCGGAATCTTGCCTTCGCACTCTCGGAACTGGACCGGATGTCCTCAGCCCTTGGCCTGCCGCGGAACATCCGCGAGAACTCAGCCCGGGTGTACCGCGATGCAGTTGACAAAAACCTGATCCGCGGACGGAGCATCGAAGGCGTTGCGGCAGCAGCGCTCTATGCAGCCTGCCGGCAGTGCAGCGTGCCCCGCACGCTCGATGAGATCGCGGAAGTCTCCCGCGTATCGAGAAAAGAGATCGGCAGGACGTACCGGTTCATCTCCCGTGAACTTGGCTTAAGGCTCCTGCCAACATCCCCGCTCGATTATGTGCCCCGGTTCTGCTCGGGCCTCGCCCTCCATGGAGAGGTCCAGAGCCGGACCATCGAGATCCTCCGGCAGGCCTCCGAGCGTGAACTGACAAGCGGCAGGGGGCCGACCAGTGTAGCGTCCGCGGCGATCTACATTGCCTGCATCCTGAGCGGGGAGCGGCGCACCCAGCGCGAAGTTGCGGAAGTTGCGGGAGTAACCGAGGTCACCATAAGGAACCGGTACAAGGAACTGGCAGAAAAACTGGATATCGAGATCAGTCTCTGA
- a CDS encoding PAS domain-containing protein — protein MKSTWFWRRNLTARLICSFLFFSLLIVSLVGCIAYFQATQSITRSVNDRLDAVATIKEDGLNNWVEDQTQNVVMVAGVPGIRKQSGILLSSPGTSQEKNQAHTELSDFLPQVVSRTIYTDEIAIIDLNGTVAVSSDTTHEGQSVAGDTYFLEGRSRTLATTVNASSPGEKPVILIATPLFDMQGKRIGVLASRISLAHIDRIILERTGLGTSGETYLVDQSGRIISETPLMKTGTSSRVVRSEGIDSALRGKDGSGFYQNYDGVPVVGVYRWVDNHDMALIAEMSQDEALAPARDLALTIFYIGILLSVILAAGMYLLARQITRPILAIADTAARVTAGDLRQEAPVLTEDEVGRLALAFNQMTKKLRQTLEGLEENLHELEKKDEALQISEHKYRALFENIPQNIFRKDLTSVFVSCNENFAATLNLRPEEIPGKTDHDFYLPGLAEKYRQDDQRVMTTGKAEEFIEQNQQNGEVRWVNVIKTPVRDINGTITGVQGIFWDITKRKVAEEELHRLYNELEKRVEERTAELQRAQEAYRQANAKLNLLSSITRHDILNQLTVLKGYLELSEYSINDPDKLREYLARERKNAETIEHQILFTKEYQDIGVKAPVWQSVNLSIIRAKGTLNLGSVEVTLDRPDLEVYADPLFDKVFYNLIENALVYGGDQLTTIRILTRESEAGLVIICEDDGAGISASDKKRLFERGYGKRTGFGLFLSREILAITGITILETGEPGKGARFEIGVPKGEYRFTV, from the coding sequence ATGAAGAGCACCTGGTTCTGGCGCCGGAATCTGACAGCCCGGCTTATCTGTTCGTTCCTCTTCTTCTCCCTCCTGATCGTAAGCCTTGTGGGTTGCATAGCCTACTTCCAGGCCACCCAGTCCATCACCCGTTCGGTCAATGACCGGCTCGATGCGGTGGCTACGATAAAGGAAGACGGTCTGAACAACTGGGTTGAGGACCAGACGCAGAACGTGGTCATGGTTGCCGGGGTCCCGGGCATACGGAAGCAGTCCGGCATCCTCCTGTCATCGCCAGGTACATCTCAGGAAAAGAACCAGGCTCATACCGAGCTTTCTGATTTCCTGCCCCAGGTGGTCTCCAGAACCATATACACGGATGAAATCGCCATCATTGACCTGAATGGCACGGTTGCGGTCTCAAGTGACACAACCCACGAGGGCCAGTCGGTTGCAGGGGATACCTATTTCCTGGAAGGCCGGTCCAGGACACTTGCAACTACGGTAAATGCCTCATCCCCGGGCGAAAAGCCCGTCATCCTCATTGCAACCCCGTTGTTCGATATGCAGGGAAAACGCATCGGTGTTCTTGCTTCACGGATTTCCCTTGCCCATATCGATCGTATCATCCTTGAGCGCACCGGACTTGGAACGAGCGGGGAGACCTATCTTGTTGATCAATCCGGAAGGATCATATCGGAAACCCCTCTCATGAAGACCGGGACCTCTTCGCGGGTTGTCCGATCTGAAGGGATAGATTCAGCACTCCGGGGTAAAGACGGCTCCGGCTTTTACCAGAATTATGACGGGGTGCCCGTGGTCGGGGTGTACCGCTGGGTGGATAACCACGACATGGCCCTGATTGCGGAGATGAGCCAGGATGAAGCGCTTGCCCCTGCACGGGATCTCGCCCTGACCATCTTTTACATCGGGATACTGCTGTCGGTGATCCTTGCCGCCGGGATGTACCTGCTGGCCCGCCAGATAACCCGCCCCATCCTTGCAATTGCCGACACGGCAGCCCGGGTCACGGCCGGAGATCTACGGCAGGAAGCCCCGGTCCTGACGGAAGATGAAGTCGGCCGCCTTGCCTTGGCTTTCAACCAGATGACAAAAAAACTGCGACAGACCCTGGAAGGACTTGAGGAGAACCTCCATGAACTGGAGAAGAAAGATGAAGCCCTCCAGATATCGGAACACAAATACCGGGCCCTGTTCGAGAATATACCGCAGAATATCTTCCGTAAGGATCTCACTTCCGTGTTTGTTTCCTGCAACGAGAACTTTGCCGCTACCCTGAACCTGCGGCCCGAGGAGATTCCCGGAAAGACCGATCATGATTTTTATCTCCCCGGTCTTGCTGAAAAATACCGGCAGGATGACCAGCGGGTGATGACAACCGGAAAAGCCGAAGAGTTTATCGAGCAGAATCAGCAGAACGGGGAGGTGCGCTGGGTCAATGTCATCAAGACCCCGGTAAGGGATATCAACGGGACAATCACCGGAGTCCAGGGAATTTTCTGGGATATCACAAAAAGGAAAGTTGCAGAAGAAGAACTGCACAGGCTCTACAATGAACTGGAGAAACGGGTTGAAGAACGGACTGCCGAACTCCAGCGGGCACAGGAGGCGTACCGTCAGGCAAATGCAAAACTCAACCTGCTCAGTTCCATCACCCGGCACGATATCCTCAACCAGCTCACGGTACTCAAAGGCTATCTCGAACTCTCTGAATACTCGATTAACGATCCCGATAAACTGCGGGAGTATCTTGCCCGGGAACGGAAAAACGCTGAGACGATCGAGCACCAGATCCTGTTCACAAAGGAATACCAGGATATAGGTGTAAAAGCCCCGGTGTGGCAGAGCGTGAACCTGAGCATCATCCGGGCAAAAGGAACGCTGAATCTTGGATCGGTGGAAGTCACTCTCGACCGGCCCGATCTGGAAGTGTATGCGGATCCTCTTTTTGACAAGGTTTTCTATAACCTGATCGAAAATGCGCTCGTGTATGGCGGCGATCAGCTGACCACCATCCGCATCCTGACCCGCGAGTCCGAGGCCGGACTTGTTATCATCTGCGAGGATGACGGGGCAGGGATATCAGCATCCGATAAAAAACGACTGTTCGAGCGGGGATACGGGAAACGTACCGGCTTTGGTCTTTTCCTCTCCCGGGAGATCCTTGCGATCACCGGCATCACTATTCTGGAGACCGGTGAGCCGGGAAAAGGGGCACGGTTCGAGATTGGTGTGCCGAAAGGGGAGTACCGGTTCACTGTATGA
- a CDS encoding DUF6159 family protein yields MTRFSTVAERWLGLCPKSPALHTTTAVMPGSGFSQSVQPDGGAGGSGTIRRGIGSALNGMRILNRNRQLLWFALLAGLVLAGNIIGQGALCYITWISSDRIIPLVLDFAIEFATLFCLVLLLAGLVLNLASEKERSATFFEGLAGAKKYTKAIFVWSLVLAFAGMLLYRLLFSPVGFFWPVYSDLISLLTQFPFTLNLNPSTFAEIPGYGGRSLLFWTYPYGFENALAFSAINLLLFILTAFVVPLMVIEHKTIREAVAGSFALMKKIWAEMAACAVFLGIIVCGVFLTYLLVQAAHGMVTPPELMYAIPTGPWVALGLLYYLALFSIAFVISTVGGIAALDLYRFAKSRQMHGSPGIEASP; encoded by the coding sequence ATGACCCGCTTCTCAACGGTTGCAGAGCGCTGGCTGGGGTTATGCCCGAAATCGCCGGCCCTGCATACAACAACGGCCGTGATGCCGGGGTCCGGATTCAGCCAGTCCGTTCAGCCGGATGGGGGGGCCGGTGGATCGGGAACGATCCGCCGGGGAATCGGATCAGCCCTCAATGGGATGAGGATCCTGAACCGGAACCGGCAGCTCCTCTGGTTTGCGCTCCTTGCCGGGCTCGTGCTGGCAGGAAACATCATCGGCCAGGGGGCGCTCTGCTACATCACCTGGATCTCGTCTGACAGAATCATACCGCTTGTCCTGGACTTTGCGATCGAGTTCGCAACCCTGTTCTGCCTGGTGCTTCTCCTTGCGGGCCTTGTCCTGAACCTCGCGTCTGAAAAAGAACGTTCTGCCACCTTTTTCGAGGGGCTTGCAGGGGCAAAAAAATACACAAAGGCAATCTTTGTGTGGTCTTTGGTCCTGGCATTCGCAGGCATGCTGCTGTACAGGCTTTTATTTTCTCCTGTAGGGTTCTTCTGGCCGGTCTATTCGGACCTTATCAGCCTGCTCACGCAGTTCCCTTTCACCCTGAATCTCAATCCGAGCACCTTTGCCGAGATTCCGGGCTATGGGGGACGATCGCTGCTGTTCTGGACATATCCGTACGGCTTTGAGAATGCCCTGGCCTTTTCGGCAATCAATCTGCTCCTGTTCATCCTGACCGCGTTTGTCGTGCCCCTGATGGTCATTGAGCACAAGACGATCCGGGAGGCCGTTGCGGGATCGTTTGCCCTGATGAAAAAGATCTGGGCTGAGATGGCCGCCTGTGCCGTCTTCCTTGGAATTATCGTATGCGGTGTCTTCCTTACGTACCTGCTCGTCCAGGCAGCGCACGGGATGGTCACGCCCCCCGAGCTTATGTATGCCATCCCCACCGGTCCGTGGGTTGCTCTTGGTCTCCTCTATTATCTTGCACTGTTCAGCATTGCGTTTGTCATATCAACGGTCGGAGGGATCGCAGCGCTGGATCTGTACCGGTTTGCAAAGAGCAGGCAGATGCATGGATCACCCGGGATCGAAGCATCACCCTAA
- a CDS encoding phage tail protein: MSDSADRYRNFPFLGKWNGRYVAGFSEVSPLPVDLKSTRRRESGGPPPALGPEGQGTPFFINLEQGISFDLGFQQWVNMVRSFGPATGKGSLLPEYKRPLTIEVCDENGEVGYAYHLSNCWVTGYSAVPSPDTSTNEVAIEHLRLGFEQWVREPPEK, translated from the coding sequence ATGTCCGATTCAGCTGACAGGTACAGGAATTTTCCCTTCCTTGGGAAATGGAATGGCCGGTACGTAGCCGGCTTTTCGGAGGTCTCGCCCCTCCCGGTGGACCTGAAGAGCACCCGCCGGCGGGAGAGCGGCGGTCCGCCCCCGGCCCTTGGACCGGAAGGCCAGGGAACCCCGTTTTTCATCAACCTTGAACAGGGAATCTCCTTCGACCTCGGATTTCAGCAATGGGTCAACATGGTACGGAGTTTTGGCCCGGCAACAGGCAAAGGCTCCCTGCTCCCGGAATACAAACGGCCGCTCACGATCGAGGTTTGCGATGAGAACGGGGAGGTCGGGTATGCATATCACCTCTCCAACTGCTGGGTAACCGGATATAGTGCGGTCCCGAGTCCCGACACCAGTACAAACGAGGTCGCCATCGAGCACCTGAGGCTCGGGTTCGAGCAATGGGTGCGGGAACCCCCGGAGAAGTAG
- a CDS encoding PAS domain S-box protein: protein MADGIRVLYVDDEPDLLELGKVFLEENSEFSVDTAQSAPAALEILAINRYDAIVSDFQMPKMDGVEFLKRVRAQDTGIPFILFTGRGREEVVIDAINNGADSYIQKGGDPEAQFIDLSHRIRQAVLTRRTQMTLAEREQRYHDLQNASDLIQSVAPDGHFLFVNKKWLDTLGYTEEELPGLTIFDVIHEKSLEHCKETFRRVIAGENVGIVDATFRTRAGDPVYVEGMANCKMVEGTCQYTRGMFRDVTDRKKAELEVLNKNNELSLAFEELSATEEELRQNYELLAQKEQALRESETKYRDLAELLPQMIFETDLDLRITYANRYALILLGLTDQDLERGVNTLSLIDPSEHAQMIDNVRKSLNRIPYEPKEYTARRKDGSTFPVIIYSAPLYRKRTVSGFRAVVTDISARKKMEAGILASEKKFRTLVELSLDGILIIDFSGNLLFANRAAGLIVDLEDYEGIIGKRNVLEFVAPESQASAIQDFNKVSQGTEAYLVRYKLITEKKREIWVECIGKKIAFGDTSAMLVSLRDITQRQEAEEALRQSEQKYRDIIEKMQDVVYRTDRDGKLTMFSPYGVKLAGYGSEAEMTGLDVAADTYADPKERERFLAALKEQGSVENYPLVLKTRNGSHRFVTTSSHFYFDSSGNVLGVEGIIHDITERKNAEEALRESEEKFRSLIETSPDMIWELDLSGKFRYVSPIVTSVVGYMPEELIGKRMTDLIPEQERPFVMQELARYISSEGPLKPLEVHARHKDGRDLIVEIRPSRVTGSDGSLQGFRGVARDITEHRKAEESVRESEERFRKIFENSPLAMTLVTPDFRFYSVNPAWISMTGYTEEELLAMSFKDITHPDDLDRDMNHMQELAAGTIPVYSTEKRYIRKDRSILRAIIRVITVRDEQGSLRYFAAQIEDITERAATAAALRENDLFLSEIFENANDAVFLVERGRGGPGRYQLVNDTAARMLGYSKEELMTMSPRDIVPEDIAKKVMPEVFEKLERDGYATFESANRKKDGTVIPIEASIRSFNYKGKNVDLSIIRDITKRRNAEDALRQSEEKFRSFVENANDIIYSMTPDGIFTYITPRWTDALGYDAGEVLGKSYESFLPPEDHPAARKFLQQILQGEKNKSGTEYRVRHKDGTLLWHNTTLSPMRDAHGNIAYLLGIARDITERKRDLEALRQANKKLNILSGITRHDIKNQILTLDSFVVLLRKKIPDPAYENEFSRIRKASRQIAGMIQFTKEYEMIGVLAPKWQDIRLLVDNAARDTALGQVMLINDLPTGVEIFADPLIAKVFFNLVDNALRHGGGIKTIRFSLEERDGDRIIVCADDGNGIAGDDKEMIFNLGFGKNTGFGLAISREILDITGITIRETGEPGKGARFEIIVPNGEYRHIQMKTE, encoded by the coding sequence ATGGCTGACGGCATACGGGTCCTCTATGTCGATGACGAGCCCGATTTACTTGAACTCGGAAAAGTCTTCCTGGAAGAGAACAGCGAGTTCTCTGTCGATACCGCCCAGTCCGCTCCTGCCGCGCTTGAGATCCTTGCCATAAACCGTTACGATGCCATTGTTTCTGATTTCCAGATGCCCAAGATGGATGGAGTCGAATTCCTAAAGCGGGTCAGGGCTCAGGATACCGGTATACCCTTCATCCTTTTCACCGGCCGGGGCCGCGAGGAAGTGGTGATCGATGCCATCAACAACGGGGCCGATTCCTATATCCAGAAAGGCGGCGACCCGGAAGCCCAGTTTATCGATCTTTCGCACAGGATCCGGCAGGCGGTCCTGACCCGGAGAACGCAGATGACGCTTGCCGAGCGCGAGCAGCGCTACCATGATCTCCAGAATGCCAGCGACCTGATCCAGAGCGTTGCACCGGATGGCCATTTCCTCTTTGTCAACAAAAAATGGCTCGATACCCTTGGATACACGGAAGAGGAGCTCCCGGGCCTGACCATATTCGATGTCATCCATGAGAAGAGTCTTGAGCACTGCAAGGAGACGTTCCGGCGGGTGATTGCCGGCGAGAATGTCGGAATCGTCGATGCAACGTTCAGGACCCGCGCGGGAGATCCCGTGTATGTCGAAGGTATGGCAAACTGCAAGATGGTCGAGGGAACCTGCCAGTACACCCGGGGAATGTTCCGGGATGTGACGGACCGGAAAAAAGCCGAACTGGAAGTGCTCAATAAGAACAACGAACTCTCTCTTGCATTCGAAGAGCTCAGTGCAACCGAGGAGGAGCTCCGGCAAAACTACGAACTGCTGGCCCAGAAGGAACAGGCGCTGCGCGAGAGCGAGACCAAATACCGGGACCTGGCAGAACTCCTGCCCCAGATGATCTTTGAAACGGATCTGGATCTCAGGATCACCTATGCCAACCGGTATGCACTCATCCTCCTTGGATTGACCGACCAGGATCTCGAACGGGGAGTGAACACCCTCTCCCTCATCGATCCTTCAGAGCACGCGCAGATGATCGACAATGTCCGGAAATCCCTGAACCGGATCCCCTATGAACCAAAGGAGTACACTGCCCGGAGAAAAGATGGCAGCACCTTCCCGGTCATCATCTACTCCGCCCCGCTGTACCGGAAAAGAACCGTTTCCGGGTTCCGGGCTGTTGTTACCGATATATCCGCCCGCAAAAAAATGGAAGCCGGGATTTTGGCAAGCGAGAAGAAATTCCGGACCCTTGTCGAGCTCTCCCTGGATGGCATCCTGATCATCGACTTTTCAGGAAACCTGCTCTTTGCCAACCGCGCAGCAGGTCTTATCGTCGACCTTGAGGATTACGAGGGGATAATCGGGAAACGAAACGTACTGGAGTTTGTTGCCCCCGAATCGCAGGCCTCAGCAATCCAGGATTTCAACAAAGTGTCGCAGGGCACCGAGGCGTACCTTGTCCGCTATAAACTCATCACCGAAAAGAAGCGGGAGATCTGGGTCGAGTGCATCGGGAAGAAGATCGCGTTTGGAGACACGTCGGCAATGCTCGTTTCCCTGCGGGATATCACCCAGCGCCAGGAGGCTGAGGAAGCCCTGCGGCAGAGCGAACAGAAATACCGGGATATCATCGAGAAGATGCAGGACGTCGTGTACCGGACCGACCGGGACGGCAAACTTACCATGTTCAGTCCCTACGGGGTAAAACTTGCCGGTTATGGCTCGGAAGCGGAGATGACCGGGCTCGATGTTGCTGCCGACACCTATGCAGACCCAAAAGAGCGCGAACGTTTTCTTGCTGCGCTGAAAGAACAGGGCTCGGTTGAAAATTACCCCCTTGTCTTAAAGACCCGAAACGGAAGTCACCGGTTTGTAACAACGAGCAGCCATTTCTATTTCGATTCCAGCGGAAATGTGCTGGGCGTGGAGGGCATCATCCACGACATCACGGAGCGTAAAAATGCCGAAGAGGCGCTCCGCGAGAGCGAGGAGAAGTTCCGCTCGCTCATCGAGACCTCCCCGGACATGATCTGGGAACTCGATCTTTCGGGGAAATTCCGGTACGTCAGTCCCATAGTCACTTCGGTTGTAGGATATATGCCGGAAGAACTGATCGGGAAAAGGATGACCGACCTGATCCCGGAACAGGAGCGGCCTTTCGTCATGCAGGAACTGGCGCGGTACATCTCTTCGGAAGGCCCGCTCAAACCGCTCGAAGTACATGCACGCCACAAGGATGGGCGGGATCTGATAGTTGAGATCCGGCCGTCGCGGGTAACGGGATCTGACGGCTCGCTGCAGGGATTCCGGGGGGTTGCCCGCGACATCACCGAACACAGGAAGGCCGAGGAGAGTGTCCGGGAGAGTGAAGAGCGGTTCCGGAAGATCTTCGAGAACAGCCCGCTGGCAATGACCCTGGTCACGCCGGACTTCCGGTTTTACTCGGTCAACCCGGCCTGGATATCCATGACCGGGTATACGGAGGAAGAACTGCTTGCAATGTCGTTTAAGGACATCACGCACCCGGATGATCTTGACCGCGACATGAACCATATGCAGGAGCTGGCGGCCGGTACTATTCCGGTATACAGTACGGAAAAACGGTACATCAGGAAAGACAGAAGCATCCTCCGGGCTATCATCCGGGTGATCACGGTCCGCGACGAGCAGGGCTCCCTGCGCTATTTTGCCGCGCAGATCGAGGATATCACCGAGCGCGCGGCCACGGCAGCAGCACTTCGGGAAAACGATCTGTTCCTCAGTGAGATCTTCGAGAATGCGAACGATGCTGTATTTCTGGTCGAACGGGGCCGGGGCGGTCCCGGCCGGTACCAGCTGGTGAACGATACGGCCGCCCGGATGCTGGGGTATTCCAAGGAAGAGCTCATGACGATGTCACCCCGTGATATCGTGCCTGAGGATATTGCAAAAAAAGTCATGCCGGAAGTTTTTGAAAAACTGGAACGGGACGGATATGCCACTTTTGAGTCTGCGAACCGGAAAAAAGACGGGACGGTCATCCCTATCGAAGCCAGTATCCGGTCGTTCAATTACAAAGGGAAGAATGTCGATCTCTCCATTATCCGCGATATCACAAAACGCAGGAACGCCGAAGATGCCCTCCGGCAGAGCGAGGAGAAGTTCCGCTCGTTTGTGGAAAATGCCAATGATATCATCTATTCGATGACCCCTGATGGTATCTTCACCTACATCACCCCGCGATGGACCGATGCGCTCGGATACGATGCAGGCGAAGTCCTAGGGAAATCGTATGAATCCTTCCTTCCACCGGAGGACCATCCTGCTGCCCGCAAATTCCTGCAGCAGATTCTTCAGGGAGAGAAAAATAAATCCGGCACGGAATACCGGGTGCGTCACAAGGATGGCACCTTACTGTGGCACAACACAACCTTATCCCCGATGCGGGACGCCCACGGGAATATTGCATATCTCCTGGGCATAGCCCGCGATATCACTGAACGCAAGAGGGACCTGGAAGCCTTGCGGCAGGCCAATAAAAAGCTCAACATCCTCTCGGGGATCACGCGCCACGACATCAAGAACCAGATCCTGACCCTGGACAGTTTTGTTGTCCTGCTCCGGAAAAAAATTCCCGATCCTGCCTATGAAAACGAGTTCTCCCGCATCCGGAAAGCAAGCCGGCAGATCGCAGGCATGATCCAGTTCACCAAGGAGTACGAGATGATTGGCGTACTTGCCCCGAAATGGCAGGATATCCGGCTCCTTGTGGATAACGCTGCCCGGGATACTGCGCTCGGCCAGGTCATGCTCATTAACGATCTTCCCACTGGCGTGGAGATATTTGCCGATCCCCTGATCGCCAAGGTCTTCTTTAACCTGGTCGACAATGCCCTGCGCCACGGTGGCGGGATCAAGACTATTCGGTTCTCTCTTGAGGAACGGGATGGGGATCGAATCATTGTCTGTGCCGATGATGGGAATGGTATAGCGGGGGACGATAAAGAGATGATCTTCAATCTGGGGTTCGGGAAGAATACCGGGTTTGGCCTGGCCATCTCCCGGGAGATCCTCGACATTACCGGTATCACCATACGGGAGACCGGCGAGCCGGGCAAAGGGGCCCGGTTCGAGATTATCGTACCGAATGGAGAGTACCGGCATATCCAGATGAAGACGGAATGA
- a CDS encoding transporter substrate-binding domain-containing protein: MSSRRIVLVAIILVLLLCTLGLGSLPPQTSTLPATTDDDKLAEILARGKLVIATDSNYPPNSALKQNASRIPETRCARNEYTANELTGYNVAVADEIARRLGVEPCFVTPTRTEIISGSWSDRWDIHVGSLAITPERMKVMYFTQPYYAGPVSLFVNRNNTAYRNPGDLSGKKVGVCAGCILEHYLDGTLDLPGQKIDFAIKNATIIAYENEAVALSDLASGDGVKLDAVLTNQPLGEDAQKNGLAIRQLGSPVFYDYDAAAVDRSGGRNPASFVGNVTGIIREMNRDGTLLRFSQQYYGRDLVTETARFNSSALGQIPG; the protein is encoded by the coding sequence ATGTCATCCCGGCGCATCGTACTTGTTGCAATCATCCTTGTCCTGCTTCTTTGTACCCTTGGTCTGGGTTCCCTGCCCCCTCAGACTTCCACGTTGCCCGCGACAACCGATGATGACAAGCTTGCGGAAATACTCGCCCGCGGGAAGCTGGTCATTGCCACGGACTCAAATTATCCTCCCAATTCGGCATTGAAACAAAATGCCAGCCGCATACCAGAAACGAGATGCGCCCGGAACGAATATACTGCCAATGAACTCACGGGCTACAATGTCGCAGTGGCAGATGAGATCGCACGGAGGCTCGGTGTCGAACCCTGCTTTGTCACGCCTACGCGGACCGAGATCATCAGCGGCAGCTGGTCCGACCGGTGGGATATTCATGTCGGGTCTCTGGCGATCACCCCGGAACGCATGAAGGTGATGTACTTCACGCAGCCCTATTATGCCGGCCCGGTGAGCCTGTTTGTGAACCGGAACAACACTGCCTATCGAAACCCCGGCGATCTCTCCGGAAAGAAAGTGGGGGTATGTGCCGGCTGCATTCTCGAGCATTACCTTGACGGTACGCTTGACCTGCCCGGCCAGAAGATCGACTTTGCTATCAAAAATGCCACGATCATTGCGTACGAAAACGAAGCCGTGGCCCTCTCCGACCTGGCCTCCGGCGACGGGGTGAAACTGGATGCCGTCCTCACCAACCAGCCCCTGGGCGAGGATGCCCAGAAAAACGGGCTTGCCATCCGGCAGCTGGGCAGTCCCGTCTTTTATGATTACGATGCAGCAGCCGTGGACCGTTCGGGCGGCAGGAACCCTGCATCGTTTGTTGGGAATGTGACCGGCATCATCCGGGAGATGAACCGGGACGGCACCCTGCTCCGGTTCTCACAACAGTACTATGGGCGGGATCTTGTCACAGAAACTGCCCGGTTCAACTCCAGTGCCCTCGGGCAGATTCCCGGTTAG
- a CDS encoding response regulator: MTPASVLIVEDNAVAAMSLKQSLVGRGYTVAGIIPDGETALVRIGDLQPDLVLMDMELAGRMTGIETAENIRLHHHLPVIYLITCSNGHYLDRARESLPFGYIVKPVREQELIAAIEMALYKHRTDETIRLREEALRTMVNALPDAIVVVDRNRRIIIANERGEGLLGAPGDILAGCTSADLHRPDAGAAVSRDVDRAFRSGRPVENVVQAGKRWFETSIHPVKDPASGTSRVVIRYRDISSKKAREEEIRQEVRRQVENNVAEFETFSDRIRNPLQVIKGYAFLGFFPFRWLIIKQLNTIDAVLQRLDSRSEETDLLAERVHREFHESGSQDTS, translated from the coding sequence TTGACGCCCGCATCGGTGCTTATTGTCGAGGACAACGCGGTCGCAGCAATGAGCCTGAAACAGAGCCTTGTCGGGAGAGGCTATACGGTGGCCGGCATCATTCCCGACGGGGAGACTGCTCTGGTCAGGATCGGGGACCTGCAGCCGGATCTGGTCCTGATGGATATGGAGCTGGCCGGCCGTATGACCGGGATCGAAACAGCAGAGAATATCCGGTTGCACCATCACCTGCCGGTCATCTACCTGATCACCTGCAGCAATGGACATTACCTGGATCGTGCACGGGAGAGTTTGCCGTTCGGGTATATCGTGAAGCCTGTACGCGAACAGGAACTCATAGCGGCCATCGAGATGGCGCTGTACAAACACCGCACCGATGAAACGATCCGGCTGCGCGAGGAAGCCCTGCGGACAATGGTCAACGCCCTGCCGGACGCGATCGTTGTGGTGGACAGGAACCGGCGGATTATAATTGCCAATGAGAGAGGGGAAGGACTTCTCGGGGCCCCGGGCGATATCCTGGCAGGCTGCACCAGTGCAGATCTGCACCGGCCTGATGCTGGCGCTGCCGTGTCCCGCGATGTGGACAGAGCCTTCCGGAGCGGTCGTCCCGTTGAGAATGTGGTGCAGGCAGGAAAACGCTGGTTCGAGACCAGCATCCATCCGGTGAAGGACCCTGCCAGCGGTACCTCCCGGGTCGTGATCCGGTATCGCGATATCTCCTCAAAGAAGGCACGGGAAGAGGAGATCCGGCAGGAAGTCCGCCGGCAGGTAGAGAACAATGTGGCGGAGTTCGAGACATTCAGCGACCGGATCCGGAACCCGCTCCAGGTGATCAAAGGTTATGCCTTCCTGGGTTTTTTCCCGTTCAGGTGGCTGATCATTAAACAGCTGAACACCATCGATGCTGTGCTGCAACGACTGGACTCACGATCCGAGGAAACAGACCTTCTTGCAGAAAGAGTTCACAGAGAATTTCACGAAAGCGGGAGTCAGGACACTTCATAA